Within Amycolatopsis sp. FDAARGOS 1241, the genomic segment CAGGAGCCCGACGCCGTGGTGGGCGGCGGCCGGCACGGCCTCGCGCTCGATCCCACGCTCCAGCAGCGAGTACTCGAACTGCCCGGAGACGATCGGCGCGGCCGCGCTCGCGCGGGCGGCGGCCGTGGCCAGTTGCCAGCCCGCGTAGTTGGAGACGCCGACGTAGCGGACCTTGCCGCTGCTCACCGCGTAGTCGAGCGCCGAGAGGGTTTCCTCGATCGGCACGCCGGCGTCCCACGCGTGCAGCTGCCACAGGTCGACGTGATCGGTGCCGAGCCGGCGCAGCGAACCGTCCAGCGCGGCCAGCAGCGCCCCACGCGAGGCTCCGCCGCCGAACGGGCCGTCGGTGCGCCGCGCGACCGCCTTCGTCGCCACCACGACGTCCTCGCGGGGCACCAGGTCACCCAGCAGGCTCCCGAGCACTCGCTCGGCCTCGCCCTCGGCGTAGATGTCCGCGGTGTCCACCAGGGTGCCGCCCGCGTCGACGAACGCGACGAGCTGGCTGGCCGCCTCTTCGGCGTCGGTGTCCCCGCCCCACGTCATCGTGCCGAGCGCCAGGCGCGAGACCCGCAGTCCCGACCGGCCGAGCTGTCGCTTTTCCACGACCGCCGAGCCTAGTGGGCGACGCGGCCCGGACTGGACCAAGGTGACACCGTGTCGCGACCCGCCGCCCCTACGGTGCACCCACGGCCGAGCCGCCGGGAGCTGATCGGTACGTTTTCGGCCGTGCGAATCGGACTCAACCTCGGTTACTGGGGCACCGGGGACAACTCCGCGAACCTGGCGCTGGCCGGGAAAGCGGACGAACTCGGCTACGCCGTGGTCTGGGCGGCCGAGGCCTACGGCTCCGATGCCGTGACGATGCTCACCTGGATCGCGGCGCGGACCGAGCGGATCGACGTCGGCAGCGCGGTGCTCCAGATCCCGGCCCGGACGCCCGCCATGACCGGCATGACGGCGGCCACCCTTGACACGCTTTCAGGCGGGCGCTTCCGGCTCGGCCTCGGCGTCTCGGGCCCGCAGGTGTCCGAAGGGTGGCACGGTGTGCGCTTCACCGACCCGGTGGGCCGCACGCGCGAGTACGTCGAGATCGTGCGCTCGGTGCAGACGCGGCGGCGCGTGCGCTTCAGCGGCGAGCACTTCGAGCTCCCGCTGCCCGGCGGACCGGGACTGGCGCTGGGCTTGACCTTCCGGCCCGAGCGCAAGCAGGTGCCGATCTACCTCGCGGCGATCGGACCGAAGAACCTCGAGCTGACCGGCGAAGTGGCCGACGGCTGGCTGCCCGTGTTCTTCTCGCCGGCGCACGCCGGCGAGCAGCTGGCCCGCATCCGCGCCGGCGCCGAGGCCGCCGGCCGCTCGCTCGACGCGTTCGACATCGCGCCGGCGGTACCGCTGGTGGTCGGTGGAGACTGGCGCGAGTGCGCCGACGCGGTGCGCGCCCACGCCGCGCTCTACCTGGGCGGGATGGGCAGCCGCGAGCGGAACTTCTACAACCGGCTCGCCGCCCGGATGGGCTTCGAAGCGGCGGCCGCCGAGGTGCAGGAGAAGTACCTGGCCCGCGACTACGAGGGTGCGCGGGCGGCGGTGCCGCTGGAGTTCCTCGACGCGACGTCGCTGCTCGGCCCGCGGGAGCGGATCGCCGAGCGGATGACCGAGTTCGTGCGGGCGGGTGTGACGACGTTGTCGGTGACTCCGTTCGGGGAGTCACGGGGATTCGAGGCGGCGCTGCGGACCGCCGTGGACGCGATCGAGCTGGCGGGAGTGGCCTGATGGGGTGGTTCGAAGCACTGGTGCTGGGTCTGGTGCAGGGGCTCACGGAGTTCCTGCCGATCTCTTCCAGCGCGCACCTGCGGATCGTGGCTGCGCTGGTCGGCTGGGACGACCCGGGCGCGGCGTTCACCGCCGTGACCCAGATCGGCACCGAGCTCGCGGTGATCCTCTACTTCGGCAGGAAGATCGGCCGCATCCTGCGGGCCTGGTTCTTCTCTCTCTACCGCCGCGGCTGGCGCCACGACCCCGACGCGCGGCTGGGCTGGCTGATCATCGTGGGCTCGATCCCCATCGTGGTGCTGGGCCTGCTGCTGCAGGACGCGATCGACGAGGCTTTCCGCGACCTGCGCATCACCGCGTCGACCCTGATCGTGTTCGGCATCATCCTGCTCATCGCCGACCGCATCGGCCGGCAGACGCGCACGCTCGACGACCTGACCGTGCCCCACGGCCTCGGGTACGGCTTCGCGCAGGCCCTGGCCCTGATCCCGGGCGTCTCGCGCTCGGGCGGCACGACGAGCGCCGGCTTGCTCATGGGCTACACCCGCGCCGACGCCGCGGAGTACTCGTTCCTGCTCGCCCTGCCCGCGGTGTTCGGCTCCGGCCTGTACAAACTCACCGACATCGGCAAGAACGGCGAGACCGCGCAGTGGGGGCCGACGATCCTGGCGACGCTGGTCGCGTTCGGCGTGGGCTACCTGGTGATCGCGTGGCTGATGGCCTACATCAAGCGCCGCAGCTTCGTGCCCTTCGTCGTGTACCGCATCGTCCTCGGCGTGCTCCTCTTCGCACTGATCTTCAGCGGCGCTCTCGACCCCAACGCGGGCCCCGTCGGCAGCTGACCCTCACCCCCACTTTCGCCCGCCTTCACCACTCCTTCGTAACCACAACGCGAGATCGCCGGCTCAAAGGCGATCTCGCCCGCCTCGGCGAAGCCGAGGCAGACAGCCCAGTTAGGGTGGCCTCGTGAGTACGGTCATCTTGCTGCGGCATGGGAAGTCCACCGCGAACGGCTCCGGGGTCCTCGCGGGGCGTACGCCGAAGGTGGGGCTGGACGACACCGGCCGCACCCAGGCCGACAAGCTGGTCGAGCGTCTGGCGGGAGTGCCGGTGGCCGAGCTCGTCGTGTCGCCGATGCTGCGCTGCAAGCAGACGGTGACCCCGCTGGCGACCGCGCTCGGCCTGAGCAAGACCGTCGAGCCGCGCCTGTCCGAAGTGGACTACGGCGATTGGACGGGGCGCGAGCTGAAGACGCTGGTCAAGGAGCCGCTGTGGCGCGTGGTGCAAGCCCACCCATCGGCCGCGGTGTTCCCCGGCGGCGAGGGGCTGGCGGCCATGCAGGCGCGTGCAGTGGCGGCCATCCGCGCCCACGACGCCCGCATCACGGCCGAGCACGGTGACCACGCGGTGTGGGTCGCCTGCAGCCACGGCGACGTCATCAAGGCGGTCCTGGCCGACGCGCTGGGTCAGCACCTCGACGCGTTCCAGCGCATCGTGGTGGACCCGGCGTCGGTGTCGGTGGTCCGCTACACCGAGACCCGCCCGTTCGTGCTGCGCGTCAACGAGAACGGCGGCGACTTGGGCGGCATCGTGCCTGCGCCGCCGAAGAAGAAGGGCCGCGGCAAGAAGGACGCCGCTGCGAGTGACGCGGTGGTCGGCGGCAGCACCGGACGCTGAGCCCGCGGCTGACACGCGGGCCGGTTCGCCGGAAAGCAGGCGGCTCGCGGCGTGCGGACCCCGTAGGGTGAGCGGAACCAGTGTGAACGAACACTGCGGAGAGAACACGTGGCGAAAACACGTGTACGAACCCCAGGAGCACAACTCGATGATGTCGCCGGACAACCCGTTCGCCACCCCCAGCGAGCTGCCGTACGCCCTGCCGCCGTTCGACCGGATCTCCGTCGGGCACTACCGGCCGGCGTTCGAGGAGGGCTTGCGCAGCCACGCCGCCGAGATCGAGGAGATCGCCGCGAACCCGGCGGAGCCGACGTTCGAGAACACGATCGTGGCGCTCGAGCGGGCGGGGGAGCTGCTGGAGCGGGTGTCCGGGACGTTCTTCAACGTCTCCGGGTCCGACTCGAGCGAAGAGATCCAGGAGATCCAGGCCGAGCTGGCGCCGAAGCTGGCCGCCCACTCCGACGCGATCCACCTGAACCCGCGGCTGTTCGCGCGGATCGACGGGCTGTACCGCAACCGCGAGGACCTGGGCCTCGACCCGGAGTCGCTGCGGCTGCTGGAGCGCCGGCACACGGACTTCAGCCGCGCCGGGGCCGGTTTGCCCGAAGCCGACCAGGAGCAGCTGCGCAAGCTCAACGAGCAGCTCTCCACGCTGCAGACGAAGTTCCAGCAGAACCTGCTGCGCGACACCAACGATCTCGCCGTGGTGGTCGACGACGTGGCCGACCTCGCCGGGCTCGACGAAGGCGCGGTCGCCACCGCCGCCGAGGCGGCCGCCGCCCGCGGTGAAGAAGGCAAGTACGTTTTCAACCTCACGCTCCCGACCGCGCAGGCGGTGCTGGAGTCGCTGGCGAACCGGGCGGTGCGCGAGCGGATCTTCACCGCCTCGGTCTCGCGCGGCAACCGCGGCAACGAATACGACAACAACGCCGTGGTCGCCGAGATCGTCCGCCTGCGGGCCCAGCGGGCTGCGCTGCTGGGCTACCCGGACCACGCGACGTACGTCATCTCGGACGAAACTGCTAAGACCGCCGACGCGGCGGCCGGTCTGCTCGAGCGACTCGCCCCGGTCGCCGTCGCCAACGCCCGCACCGAAGCCGCCGAGCTGCAGACGCACCTCGAGGCCGACGTGCCGGGCGCGACGCTGCAGCCGTGGGATTGGGCTTTCTACGCCGAGAAGGTCCGCCGCGAGCGCTACGAGGTCGACACCGCGGCCCTGCGTCCGTACTTCGAACTCGACCGCGTGCTCACCGACGGCGTGTTCTTCGCCGCGAACAAGCTCTACGGGCTGAGCTTCACGGAGCGCCACGATCTGCCCGGGTACCACCCCGAGGTGCGGATCTTCGAGGTCTTCGACGCCGACGGCACGGGTCGCGGCCTGTTCCTCATGGACTACTACACGCGCGACTCCAAGCGCGGCGGCGCGTGGATGAACGACTTCGTGTCCCAGTCGCGCCTGGTGAACCGCAAGGTCGTGGTGGTGAACGTCCTCAATGTCGCGAAGCCGCCGGCGGGGGAGCCGACGCTGCTGACGCTGGACGAGGTCCGCACCGCGTTCCACGAGTTCGGCCACGCCCTGCATTCGCTGCTGTCGGCCGTGACCTACCCGACGTTCGCGGGCGCCAACGTGCCGCGCGACTTCGTGGAGTACCCCTCGCAGGTCAACGAGATGTGGATGTTCTGGCCCGAAGTACTGGCCAACTACGCCAAACACCACGTAACCGGCGAACCGCTCCCGGCCGAGCAGGTGGCCAAGCTCGAAGCGGCCGAGCAGTACGGCGAGGGCTTCAAGACCACCGAGTACCTCGCGGCGTCGCTGCTCGACCTCGCCTGGCACCGCCTCGGCGTGGACGACCGCGTCGACGACGTCCAGCGCTTCGAAGCCGCCGCCCTCGAGAAGGCCGGGGTCGCGGTGGACAGCGTGCCGCCGCGCTACCGCACCACGTACTTCAACCACGTCTTCGGCGGCGGCTACAGCGCGGGCTACTACTCCTACATCTGGAGCGAGGTGCTCGACGCCGACACCGTCCAGTGGTTCCGCGAGAACGGCGGCCTCAAGCGGGAGAACGGCGACCACTTCCGCGCCACACTGCTGGGCCGAGGGGGCAGCGTCGACCCGATGGAGGCGTTCGTGGCCTTCCGGGGCCGCGAGCCGCAGATCCAGCCGCTGCTGGAACGCCGCGGCCTCGCCGGCGCCTGATCAACCACCGAAGAGTGCCGACCGGAACACCCACCGGTCGGCACTCTTCGGTTTTCAACTGTATAACGACCTATACAGCCGGGCATGATTCCAAGAAAATCCAGCTCCCGTCTTCAACTCCACTCACCACAAAAGCCAGCTACGACAGGGCTCGGACAACTGCGGCGTAAGTCTGATCCTCGTCGAGATGTCCGGTGTCGATGACGAGGCACCGGGGTCGCTGGGTGAGGTAGGCCGCGAGGTGGCCGTGGACGCGCTCGACGAGGTCCAGGCCACCGGTGTCGGTGATGATCGTGTCGATGTCGCGCGCGGGACCGTCCGTAGTGGAGCGTGCCGCATAGCGCTCGAGCGCGTGCGAGGTGGTGGCGGTCAGCGCGATCTCCACATAGGACGCCCCGGCGGCGCGGGCCGCGGCCTCGAATCCGGACACCTCGTCGACCCGGGTGGCCAGCTGGGGCATGACGACGGAGAACCCGGACCGCAGATGGGTTTCCGCCATCGCGATCGCCAGCCGGCGCGCGATGGGCAGGGTGGCCCAGAAGTTCGCGCGCCAGCCACCGATGAGAGACACGACGTGGTCGGTGTCGAGGTCGAGCACGCCGGGGTGCTGTTCGGCGTAGCGGCGCGCGACGGTGGACTTCCCGATGCCCGAGGCGCCGTTGAGATGGATGAGACGAGGGCCGCCCCGGACGGATCCGGGACGGCCCTGGGCGTCGGCGCTCAGCGGACTCAGATGAGGCCGAGCTTCTGCACCGCCTCGCGCTCCTCGGCGAGCTCGCCGACGGTCGCGTCGATGCGGGTGCGGGAGAACTCGTCGATCTCCAGGCCCTGGACGATCTCGTACTTGCCGCCCTTGGCGGTGACGGGGAAGGACGAGATGAGGCCCTCGGGCACGCCGTAGGAGCCGTCGGAGACGACCGCGGCGGAGGTCCAGTCGCCTTCGGGGGTGCCGTTGACCCAGGTGTAGACGTGGTCGATGGCGGCCGACGCGGCAGAGGCGGCCGAGGAGAGGCCGCGGGCCTCGATGATGGCGGCGCCGCGCTTGGCGACGGTGGGGATGAAGGTCTCTTCCACCCACTTCTGGTCGTTGACGGCTTCGGCGAGGTTCTTCCCGCCGACGGTGCCGTGGGTGATCATCGGGTACTGGGTCGCCGAGTGGTTGCCCCAGATGGCCAGCCGCTTGATGTCGGAGACGGGGACGTCGAGCTTCTTCGACAGCTGCGCGAGGGCGCGGTTGTGGTCGAGGCGGGTCATCGCGGTGAAGCGGTCGGCCGGAACGTCGGGCGCGTGCGACTTGGCGATGAGGGCGTTGGTGTTGGCCGGGTTGCCGACCACGAGGACGCGGATGTCGTCGGCCGCGCCGGCGTTGATGGCTTCGCCCTGGGGCTTGAAGATGCCGCCGTTCGCCTCGAGCAGGTCGCCGCGCTCCATGCCCTTGGTGCGGGGGCGGGCGC encodes:
- a CDS encoding histidine phosphatase family protein, translating into MSTVILLRHGKSTANGSGVLAGRTPKVGLDDTGRTQADKLVERLAGVPVAELVVSPMLRCKQTVTPLATALGLSKTVEPRLSEVDYGDWTGRELKTLVKEPLWRVVQAHPSAAVFPGGEGLAAMQARAVAAIRAHDARITAEHGDHAVWVACSHGDVIKAVLADALGQHLDAFQRIVVDPASVSVVRYTETRPFVLRVNENGGDLGGIVPAPPKKKGRGKKDAAASDAVVGGSTGR
- a CDS encoding M3 family metallopeptidase, translated to MMSPDNPFATPSELPYALPPFDRISVGHYRPAFEEGLRSHAAEIEEIAANPAEPTFENTIVALERAGELLERVSGTFFNVSGSDSSEEIQEIQAELAPKLAAHSDAIHLNPRLFARIDGLYRNREDLGLDPESLRLLERRHTDFSRAGAGLPEADQEQLRKLNEQLSTLQTKFQQNLLRDTNDLAVVVDDVADLAGLDEGAVATAAEAAAARGEEGKYVFNLTLPTAQAVLESLANRAVRERIFTASVSRGNRGNEYDNNAVVAEIVRLRAQRAALLGYPDHATYVISDETAKTADAAAGLLERLAPVAVANARTEAAELQTHLEADVPGATLQPWDWAFYAEKVRRERYEVDTAALRPYFELDRVLTDGVFFAANKLYGLSFTERHDLPGYHPEVRIFEVFDADGTGRGLFLMDYYTRDSKRGGAWMNDFVSQSRLVNRKVVVVNVLNVAKPPAGEPTLLTLDEVRTAFHEFGHALHSLLSAVTYPTFAGANVPRDFVEYPSQVNEMWMFWPEVLANYAKHHVTGEPLPAEQVAKLEAAEQYGEGFKTTEYLAASLLDLAWHRLGVDDRVDDVQRFEAAALEKAGVAVDSVPPRYRTTYFNHVFGGGYSAGYYSYIWSEVLDADTVQWFRENGGLKRENGDHFRATLLGRGGSVDPMEAFVAFRGREPQIQPLLERRGLAGA
- a CDS encoding LLM class F420-dependent oxidoreductase: MRIGLNLGYWGTGDNSANLALAGKADELGYAVVWAAEAYGSDAVTMLTWIAARTERIDVGSAVLQIPARTPAMTGMTAATLDTLSGGRFRLGLGVSGPQVSEGWHGVRFTDPVGRTREYVEIVRSVQTRRRVRFSGEHFELPLPGGPGLALGLTFRPERKQVPIYLAAIGPKNLELTGEVADGWLPVFFSPAHAGEQLARIRAGAEAAGRSLDAFDIAPAVPLVVGGDWRECADAVRAHAALYLGGMGSRERNFYNRLAARMGFEAAAAEVQEKYLARDYEGARAAVPLEFLDATSLLGPRERIAERMTEFVRAGVTTLSVTPFGESRGFEAALRTAVDAIELAGVA
- a CDS encoding AAA family ATPase; translation: MSPLSADAQGRPGSVRGGPRLIHLNGASGIGKSTVARRYAEQHPGVLDLDTDHVVSLIGGWRANFWATLPIARRLAIAMAETHLRSGFSVVMPQLATRVDEVSGFEAAARAAGASYVEIALTATTSHALERYAARSTTDGPARDIDTIITDTGGLDLVERVHGHLAAYLTQRPRCLVIDTGHLDEDQTYAAVVRALS
- a CDS encoding undecaprenyl-diphosphate phosphatase; translated protein: MGWFEALVLGLVQGLTEFLPISSSAHLRIVAALVGWDDPGAAFTAVTQIGTELAVILYFGRKIGRILRAWFFSLYRRGWRHDPDARLGWLIIVGSIPIVVLGLLLQDAIDEAFRDLRITASTLIVFGIILLIADRIGRQTRTLDDLTVPHGLGYGFAQALALIPGVSRSGGTTSAGLLMGYTRADAAEYSFLLALPAVFGSGLYKLTDIGKNGETAQWGPTILATLVAFGVGYLVIAWLMAYIKRRSFVPFVVYRIVLGVLLFALIFSGALDPNAGPVGS
- a CDS encoding malate dehydrogenase, whose amino-acid sequence is MTQAPVNVTVTGAAGQIGYALLFRIASGQLLGPDTPVKLRLLEIPQAVKAAEGTAMELDDGAFPLLAGIDIFDDPKQAFSGTNIALLVGARPRTKGMERGDLLEANGGIFKPQGEAINAGAADDIRVLVVGNPANTNALIAKSHAPDVPADRFTAMTRLDHNRALAQLSKKLDVPVSDIKRLAIWGNHSATQYPMITHGTVGGKNLAEAVNDQKWVEETFIPTVAKRGAAIIEARGLSSAASAASAAIDHVYTWVNGTPEGDWTSAAVVSDGSYGVPEGLISSFPVTAKGGKYEIVQGLEIDEFSRTRIDATVGELAEEREAVQKLGLI
- a CDS encoding aldo/keto reductase, with amino-acid sequence MEKRQLGRSGLRVSRLALGTMTWGGDTDAEEAASQLVAFVDAGGTLVDTADIYAEGEAERVLGSLLGDLVPREDVVVATKAVARRTDGPFGGGASRGALLAALDGSLRRLGTDHVDLWQLHAWDAGVPIEETLSALDYAVSSGKVRYVGVSNYAGWQLATAAARASAAAPIVSGQFEYSLLERGIEREAVPAAAHHGVGLLPWAPLGRGVLTGKYRTGTPADSRGASSEFAGYVEHHRTDRAARIVQAVATAADGLGTSPLVVALAWVRDRPGVVAPVVGARDTGQLTGSLAAEELTLPPAIRSALDDVSCVEVGYPERGLK